A stretch of the Conger conger chromosome 3, fConCon1.1, whole genome shotgun sequence genome encodes the following:
- the rbm14b gene encoding RNA-binding protein 14b isoform X1: MDKSNTVKLFVGNLALDTSQEELTAIFEPYGAVVSCSVLRQFAFVHLQGEGAAARAIKELNGREFRGRNLVVEESRGRPLHSTKVFVGNLSGMCTTEDLQELFQTFGKVLECDKVKARLSSSAGYAFVHMESKEDALQAIEALHGTSFKGRPLSVELSKVQPNNKQASGGKIPCVSCGKQGHYAGECPVGKPTLEQYQSQAAVLAAAAAAAAGLPLQVQQSVHNSVYNTSTFDPTYAALTGLTSGSRTDGTPVSPAVYGALASQVYGTVASQLYGSAANQALTLGAAQMYSSMSGNGNPAVAAAYGGQVYAPGMANPVYLAAAGEAVADPGYGVATAVYGAPSADPTAGQAIFEAARAHYFAQGQQVLAEQQQSAAKSGDRDRSPVRRSAPLLPDPVPKPFLYQRPKRRALLPTPAAQVQEAAAVEEDPMARYYAEYYQQYQQYQQYPQYQFAYPPPTAVPAMPVQPAAVLDPTQAATPTSLAAPRVYDPPNPPPARREPLLHRPDIPHLHTPEPPYR; this comes from the exons ATGGACAAGAGCAACACGGTGAAGCTCTTCGTGGGCAACCTGGCCCTGGACACGTCGCAGGAGGAGCTGACGGCCATCTTCGAGCCGTACGGCGCGGTGGTGAGCTGCAGCGTGCTGAGGCAGTTCGCCTTCGTGCACCTGCAGGGCGAGGGCGCCGCGGCCCGCGCCATCAAGGAGCTGAACGGGCGCGAGTTCCGCGGCAGGAACCTGGTGGTGGAGGAGTCTCGCGGGCGGCCGCTGCACTCCACCAAGGTGTTCGTGGGTAACCTCAGCGGCATGTGCACCACCGAGGACCTGCAGGAGCTCTTCCAGACCTTCGGGAAGGTGCTGGAGTGCGACAAGGTCAAAG CCAGGCTCTCCTCCTCCGCAGGGTACGCCTTCGTGCACATGGAGAGCAAGGAGGACGCCCTGCAGGCCATCGAGGCCCTCCACGGGACCTCCTTCAAGGGGCGGCCGCTCTCGGTGGAGCTGTCCAAGGTGCAGCCCAACAACAAGCAGGCGTCGGGCGGCAAGATCCCCTGCGTGAGCTGCGGGAAGCAGGGCCACTACGCCGGGGAGTGCCCCGTGGGGAAGCCCACCCTGGAGCAGTACCAGAGCCAGGCCGCCGTCCTGGCAGCGGCCGCCGCGGCCGCCGCGGGCCTCCCGCTGCAGGTGCAGCAGAGCGTCCACAACTCGGTGTACAACACCTCCACCTTCGACCCCACCTACGCCGCCCTCACGGGCCTGACCTCCGGCAGCCGGACGGACGGCACGCCCGTCAGCCCCGCCGTGTACGGCGCGCTGGCCAGCCAGGTGTACGGGACGGTGGCCAGCCAGCTCTACGGCTCCGCGGCCAATCAGGCGCTGACGCTGGGCGCCGCGCAGATGTACAGCTCCATGAGCGGGAACGGGAATCCCGCCGTGGCCGCGGCCTACGGCGGCCAGGTGTACGCGCCGGGCATGGCCAACCCCGTGTACCTGGCGGCGGCCGGGGAGGCGGTGGCCGACCCCGGCTACGGAGTGGCCACGGCGGTGTACGGGGCGCCCAGCGCCGACCCCACGGCGGGGCAGGCCATTTTCGAGGCGGCGCGGGCGCACTACTTCGCCCAGGGACAGCAGGTGTTGGCCGAGCAGCAGCAGTCCGCCGCCAAGTCCGGGGACCGCGACCGGAGCCCCGTGCGACGGTCCGCGCCCCTCCTCCCCGACCCGGTGCCCAAGCCCTTCCTGTACCAGCGGCCCAAACGCAGGGCGCTGCTGCCCACCCCTGCCGCCCAGGTCCAGGAGGCTGCCGCCGTGGAGGAAGACCCCATGGCCAG GTACTACGCGGAGTACTACCAGCAGTACCAGCAGTACCAGCAGTACCCTCAGTACCAGTTTGCGTACCCGCCGCCCACCGCCGTGCCCGCCATGCCAGTTCAGCCTGCTGCCGTTCTGGACCCCACCCAGGCTGCCACGCCCACCTCCCTGGCCGCACCCAGAGTGTATGATCCGCCGAATCCGCCGCCGGCTCGCAGGGAGCCCCTCCTCCACCGCCCCGACATCCCCCACCTCCACACGCCAGAGCCCCCCTACCGATAA
- the rbm14b gene encoding RNA-binding protein 14b isoform X2 yields the protein MDKSNTVKLFVGNLALDTSQEELTAIFEPYGAVVSCSVLRQFAFVHLQGEGAAARAIKELNGREFRGRNLVVEESRGRPLHSTKVFVGNLSGMCTTEDLQELFQTFGKVLECDKVKGYAFVHMESKEDALQAIEALHGTSFKGRPLSVELSKVQPNNKQASGGKIPCVSCGKQGHYAGECPVGKPTLEQYQSQAAVLAAAAAAAAGLPLQVQQSVHNSVYNTSTFDPTYAALTGLTSGSRTDGTPVSPAVYGALASQVYGTVASQLYGSAANQALTLGAAQMYSSMSGNGNPAVAAAYGGQVYAPGMANPVYLAAAGEAVADPGYGVATAVYGAPSADPTAGQAIFEAARAHYFAQGQQVLAEQQQSAAKSGDRDRSPVRRSAPLLPDPVPKPFLYQRPKRRALLPTPAAQVQEAAAVEEDPMARYYAEYYQQYQQYQQYPQYQFAYPPPTAVPAMPVQPAAVLDPTQAATPTSLAAPRVYDPPNPPPARREPLLHRPDIPHLHTPEPPYR from the exons ATGGACAAGAGCAACACGGTGAAGCTCTTCGTGGGCAACCTGGCCCTGGACACGTCGCAGGAGGAGCTGACGGCCATCTTCGAGCCGTACGGCGCGGTGGTGAGCTGCAGCGTGCTGAGGCAGTTCGCCTTCGTGCACCTGCAGGGCGAGGGCGCCGCGGCCCGCGCCATCAAGGAGCTGAACGGGCGCGAGTTCCGCGGCAGGAACCTGGTGGTGGAGGAGTCTCGCGGGCGGCCGCTGCACTCCACCAAGGTGTTCGTGGGTAACCTCAGCGGCATGTGCACCACCGAGGACCTGCAGGAGCTCTTCCAGACCTTCGGGAAGGTGCTGGAGTGCGACAAGGTCAAAG GGTACGCCTTCGTGCACATGGAGAGCAAGGAGGACGCCCTGCAGGCCATCGAGGCCCTCCACGGGACCTCCTTCAAGGGGCGGCCGCTCTCGGTGGAGCTGTCCAAGGTGCAGCCCAACAACAAGCAGGCGTCGGGCGGCAAGATCCCCTGCGTGAGCTGCGGGAAGCAGGGCCACTACGCCGGGGAGTGCCCCGTGGGGAAGCCCACCCTGGAGCAGTACCAGAGCCAGGCCGCCGTCCTGGCAGCGGCCGCCGCGGCCGCCGCGGGCCTCCCGCTGCAGGTGCAGCAGAGCGTCCACAACTCGGTGTACAACACCTCCACCTTCGACCCCACCTACGCCGCCCTCACGGGCCTGACCTCCGGCAGCCGGACGGACGGCACGCCCGTCAGCCCCGCCGTGTACGGCGCGCTGGCCAGCCAGGTGTACGGGACGGTGGCCAGCCAGCTCTACGGCTCCGCGGCCAATCAGGCGCTGACGCTGGGCGCCGCGCAGATGTACAGCTCCATGAGCGGGAACGGGAATCCCGCCGTGGCCGCGGCCTACGGCGGCCAGGTGTACGCGCCGGGCATGGCCAACCCCGTGTACCTGGCGGCGGCCGGGGAGGCGGTGGCCGACCCCGGCTACGGAGTGGCCACGGCGGTGTACGGGGCGCCCAGCGCCGACCCCACGGCGGGGCAGGCCATTTTCGAGGCGGCGCGGGCGCACTACTTCGCCCAGGGACAGCAGGTGTTGGCCGAGCAGCAGCAGTCCGCCGCCAAGTCCGGGGACCGCGACCGGAGCCCCGTGCGACGGTCCGCGCCCCTCCTCCCCGACCCGGTGCCCAAGCCCTTCCTGTACCAGCGGCCCAAACGCAGGGCGCTGCTGCCCACCCCTGCCGCCCAGGTCCAGGAGGCTGCCGCCGTGGAGGAAGACCCCATGGCCAG GTACTACGCGGAGTACTACCAGCAGTACCAGCAGTACCAGCAGTACCCTCAGTACCAGTTTGCGTACCCGCCGCCCACCGCCGTGCCCGCCATGCCAGTTCAGCCTGCTGCCGTTCTGGACCCCACCCAGGCTGCCACGCCCACCTCCCTGGCCGCACCCAGAGTGTATGATCCGCCGAATCCGCCGCCGGCTCGCAGGGAGCCCCTCCTCCACCGCCCCGACATCCCCCACCTCCACACGCCAGAGCCCCCCTACCGATAA